One region of Eupeodes corollae chromosome 1, idEupCoro1.1, whole genome shotgun sequence genomic DNA includes:
- the LOC129939233 gene encoding uncharacterized protein LOC129939233: MAKDVSTTKTLSQVGSGKFVKNDPSTTKESKPLQNAPRSSYKQRRYAMRILKSSDSSLGDGSNPILSKRQEWAKSILDKTSHHDSTSKRQRSLEEPTPVPKKPKVQNTSTPNMARVPLTKPFSDVLKEPKKIIVAVIDRSNIDGTITSDRWQMVKLGLSAGFLKVMREHPGPPPVTSDWGWHQGHVKLIACNDQRSRDLYTLAVGMLGEVWPGAKLEVVAKEDIPCRPRARAWIPIEPSCPDDISAMIRISNPNLPCHDWKIAKLEEPKGLYRSAIIVINKDSVASLARDKGVIRYGFESVTLRVYKKDEADASCEPPQPPSKAVSQDVLITDNGTDSDSGGGGALIKFLIPQLEKAASAARFLNSICR; the protein is encoded by the exons ATGGCAAAGGATGTATCAACGACTAAAACTCTTTCTCAAGTCGGTAGTGGAAAGTTCGTGAAAAATGATCCTTCCACTACCAAAGAGAGTAAACCTCTCCAGAATGCTCCTAGGAGCTCCTATAAACAACGGCGCTATGCGATGAGGATTCTAAAATCCTCTGATTCATCACTGGGGGATGGAAGTAATCCCATCCTTAGCAAGAGGCAGGAGTGGGCTAAATCCATTCTGGATAAAACCAGTCACCATGACTCCACGTCAAAACGACAAAGATCTTTGGAGGAGCCCACTCCCGTCCCTAAAAAGCCCAAAGTGCAAAACACCAGCACTCCTAACATGGCCAGAGTACCACTCACTAAACCTTTCAGTGATGTACTCAAAGAGCCTAAAAAGATCATAGTAGCGGTCATTGATAGGAGCAATATTGATGGCACGATTACTTCTGACCGTTGGCAGATGGTGAAACTGGGGCTCTCGGCTGGCTTTCTCAAAGTCATGAGAGAGCATCCGGGTCCACCACCAGTAACAAGCGattggggttggcatcaaggtcatgtcaaactcatcgctTGTAACGATCAGAGGTCGCGCGATCTATATACGCTTGCTGTCGGCATGCTGGGCGAAGTCTGGCCAGGCGCAAAACTCGAGGTCGttgcaaaggaagatattcctTGCAGGCCGAGAGCTCGCGCATGGATCCCGATAGAACCCTCTTGTCCAGATGACATTAGCGCAATGATCAGGATCAGCAACCCGAACCTCCCTTGTCACGACTGGAAGATCGCGAAACTGGAGGAGCCAAAGGGTCTTTATAGAAGTGCGATTATCGTAATCAATAAAGACTCTGTGGCTTCTCTGGCGCGAGATAAGGGCGTGATAAGATACGGTTTCGAGTCAGTCACGCTCCgcgtatataaaaaagatgaggcagACGCTTCATGCGAGCCTCCACAACCTCCTTCGAAGGCTGTGTCGCAAGACGTA TTAATCACTGACAATGGCACCGACAgcgacagcggtggtggtggcgcACTCATAAAGTTTCTGATACCTCAACTTGAGAAAGCCGCCTCCGCGGCGCGATTTCTGAACTCGATTTGTCGATGA
- the LOC129940418 gene encoding uncharacterized protein LOC129940418, translating into MAFRVSSLILIGCVVTLANAAAIDNSVYSVEPRIRSSEELISNIVAECFHADAMHCMKERVLIFLDCVAGVEEEQGRSFSEDKIEKVIVDRVGRILNTNEFRLQLPQTFFQSSVMTYRADRGFDLELPSEGEARGMLLKKKLLLPVLLLMKLKMKLLMPLIVMLVGLKATKALILSKIAIKLVLGFLIYNLIKKLGGMKMNMMPMPPAEPMSAYGAPIASTTASSYDPASWEPMSGGPYARWDSTHSGSAHNLAYSSYYPSSSSYSSGGSSGSSSSSSANSSPSSSYSSSS; encoded by the exons ATGGCGTTCCGAGTGTcctctttgattttgattggttgTGTGGTGACGTTAGCCAATGCCGCAGCCATTGACAATTCCGTGTACAGTGTTGAGCCGAGGATCCGATCCAGCGAGGAGTTGATCTCAAACATTGTGGCCGAATGCTTCCACGCTGACGCCATGCACTGCATGAAGGAGCGAGTCCTGATCTTCTTGGATTGTGTAGCTGGAGTTGAGGAGGAGCAAGGACGGTCATTCTCCGAGGATAAGATCGAAAAAGTGATTGTGGATCGTGTTGGAAGGATTCTGAATACCAATGAGTTCCGTTTGCAATTGCCTCAGACTTTCTTCCAAAGTTCCGTGATGACCTACCGCGCTGATCGTGGATTCGACTTGGAATTGCCGTCCGAGGGTGAAG CTCGAGGTATGTTGCTGAAGAAGAAGCTTCTATTGCCTGTTCTACTGTTGATGAAGCTTAAAATGAAATTGCTGATGCCTTTGATTGTTATGTTGGTTGGACTGAAGGCCACCAAGGCTTTGATTTTATCGAAGATTGCCATCAAGCTCGTACTTGGATTCCTTATCTACAACTTGATCAAGAAGCTGGGAGGTATGAAGATGAACATGATGCCAATGCCACCAGCAGAGCCAATGTCTGCCTACGGTGCTCCAATTGCCAGTACCACAGCCTCTTCGTACGATCCCGCCAGTTGGGAACCAATGAGCGGAGGTCCCTATGCCCGATGGGACTCCACTCACTCTGGATCTGCCCATAATTTGGCCTATAGCTCATACTACCCAAGCAGCTCCTCGTATTCATCGGGAGGCTCCTCAGGTTCTTCGTCTTCGTCGAGCGCTAACTCATCACCATCGTCAAGTTACAGTAGTTCATCTTAG